The stretch of DNA agaaagtCATGGAATCTTTCTTGTCAATGGACTCCGGAGATGTCCGAATGGTAGGAGTCTGGGGTATGGGTGGAAGAGGGAAAACCACCATTGCAAAGTATGTCTTTGAAGAATTTTCTAGTCAGTTTGATGCTCGTTGCTTGCTAGAAAACGTGAAAGGAGATTTCAAACTATATGGTGAATCACATTTGCGAAAGAAAATCATGTCTGGAATCTTCCCGAAGAGTCCCCTGAATGCACGATGTATCAGCCCTGATGCAATGAAGCGAAGACTTCGTGGCAAGAAGGTCCTTCTCGTCCTcgatgatgttgatgacattCAACAACTGCGCGCATTGGCTGGAAGCTGCGAGTGGTTCGGACCAGGAAGCAGGGTCATAATAACTACACGAGACAAGCGTGTGTTAGATGAGCATGATGTGCCACACATTTATGAAGTGAAGCCTCTGAGGACTACTCAAGCACTTCAGCTTTTCAGTGAGCATGCCTTCAAAATGAATCATCCACCAGAAGGATTTAGAGAACTTTCTCTAGATGTTGTTGAGCAACTTGGTGGTCTTCCGCTAGCGCTTCGAGTTATTGGCGCATCCCTATATCGCCGGGAAATAGCATTCTGGGAAGATAAGCTGTTTATACTGAAAAATAGTCTTGATAAATCTATCTCACTGGCGTTGAGAGTAAGTTATGATGCACTGGATGAGCATGaaaagattgtttttctttatgttgCTGCTTGTTTCGATGGGGAATATAGGGATCAAGCGACAAATATACTAGACCCCTTTGTCATTTCTTCTAGACCAAACCTTGTGACGCTGATGGAGAAATCTCTTATCAGTATGACAAGAGATACGAGGCTATGGGTTCATGATTTACTTCAAGACATGGCCAAGGATATTATttgtgaaggaaaaaaagaaaaaccatggAAGCGTAAAATGTTGTGGAAGTTTTTGGATGTCAAAAGCTTGTTCACTGAAAATATGGTACGACAAGAAGGTTTCAAGTTAATTCTACACATGAACGTTGGGAaacattttatgtttatttttagtcTCTCAATGAAGCTTTTACTGATCACTTTCTATTACGTTATCTCGACAGGGAACTGAAGACATTGAGGTTGAAAGTATATTGCTCAACATGGCTGGAGAAACAGAGCTTAACATTAACCCTGCAGCGTTTAAGAGGATGTTCAAtctcaaatttcttaaaatacGTAATAATAACACTGTTGGAGGGAGTAAAGTGCACATGGTTAACGACCTTGACTACCTCCCTCCACTGAGATATCTTCGATGGGAGGCTTACACTCTAAAATCGCTGCCTTATCTCTTCCAGACTGAACATCTAGTTGAACTAAACCTCCCTTATAGTTCAGTTGAAACATTATGGAGCGGAACTCAGGTACTACTTCTATGCGTTTGGCTAATTTTTGTAATACAGTAGTTAGTAGGTCTTTCATTGTTAttgatgtttttcttaaaaaaagtataattgTTCTAGTGTTATCTTTTACACACACCAGCTTTGGGAGGCTCTCTTTGTTTTGAATACTTTGGTGGgttgttatttttgttcatAGGATATGATCTTATCATATATCATACACTAGTAACCAATATCTTGCTTTTTTGTATGGCAGGACCTTCGAAGTCTAAGGCACATGGACCTTAGTAGATGCAGGCACCTGATTAACATTCCAGACCTTTCTAAAGCAAAGAGTCTTGAGAGTTTATGTCTTAGTAACTGTGAGAGTTTGGTCGAGCTTCATTCTTCTCTTTGGCATCTCGATAAGCTAGTTAAGTTGTGGATGGCAAATTGCACAAAACTCAAGAATCTTCCGTGTAACATCTACTTGAAGTCCCTCCAGAGTCTTTCTCTAGACGGATGCACAAGTATAGAAGATTTTCCATTTGTTTCCGATAATATTGAGATGTTGGGACTGATGGGGACATCAATTGAAGTAGTGCCAACGTGGATCGACCGTCTCTCAAGGCTCAGACTTCTGCGGCTGTCCAAATGCAAGAGACTGAAGAATCTCCCAGACACCATTGGGAGCTTGGAGTCACTCAGAACTCTCTGGCTTGGTTGCTGTCCCAACGTCACAGTTTTCCCAGTACTTGGAAATGGAATAGTAAAACTGGGCTTGAAAGGAACATCGATAGAAGAGGTGCCCTCAACGATAGGTGATAAGCTGAATCTCATGTACCTTTGCTTGTCAGATTGCCAGAGGCTAAAAAATCTTCCTCACACGTTGAGCAACTTGAAAAACCTGAAGTTGCTTTATCTCCGTGGATGCACCAATATCACTGAGCGCCCACATGTTGCAGGGGACATCAGAAGATTGGATTTATATGGGACGTCAATAGAGAATTATGGCCCTCTCTCTGAAGAGGAAGCGCTTGAGTTGCGCAATCGTGATATAGACTTCCTGAAGGCGTTTGTCACTCGGCATGTCCGGAGATACAAGAAAAACCGGAAGTCTAGATAGGTGATGAATGCTCAAGGACTCGGATTTGCGGTTGGATGCTCAATCTGGCTTTTCCTTTTATGAATGATAGGAACATGTATTAGTTCAATTAGTTCTGTTTGTTTCATATCCGTTTATCCGAATTGAGCAGCAGTTTGTGGGATTTTGCTGAATATGAATTATGTAGTGCAAAGATGGTGGGAACAAAATTGAAGCTTGACGAGGTATTAGTCCCCGGAGAGCCagagaaaaatatcataaatggAAGACAGAATCAtagataagaaaaaacaaacagattCTTCGAACACTGAGTTGGTTGCTGTGTCAAAAGTTCCACAGCTTAAAGAAGAGAATAAAATCGAAAAACATGAGATCCATCAAATCCGATTGATCTACTTTGGGAACTTGAGAAGATTAGCATCGTTTCCCAAGTAGTGAAACGGAAACCTTTGATTAACCGGAGATGAAGACGAACCACCATTGCTGTTACCCAAATGGTCATGAGTAACAACAGCCTGGTCGTTATTATCGTTGTTACTCAAGTCACCAAAACATTTTGCTTGATGGTTCTGcacttgctgctgctgctgttgctgatTCATGTTGGTTGTAGTGAGAAGCTTGTCCAGAAACGACCAGTCTCCACCATAGTTGTTGTTAGAAGTCAGCCTCAGTAGATTCTGTGAACATTCAATGTCTGTTGTATTGATTGATGACACAAACGGTTGGGTTGCTGCTGCTGCCGCTGCAGCTGCTGCAGCTGAGTCAGGGCTAAATAGCTGAGGTAGATGCATTGAGCCATGACTCAGAGTGTTTGCAAACTCATGTAAAGGCATGTGGATTTGTCGTccaatgtgatgatgatgatgatccagaGGATGTGGGATCAAAGAAGAATGATTGTTTGAATTGGAGTCAATGTGATGATGGTGATCATGATCATTGTTGGTGCTTATgtattggtgatgatgatggtgatgatgatcttgatcttgttcTTGGTGAAATCCTCTgaaatgattcttcttcttgaacacTCTGCATACAACCCACCCATCTTCCTGCAAATTACACACATGAAAGGATAAATCCAGTACTTCGATCAGGAGTATGGTCTCTTAATCTGATGATATGTTGTATATTGTACCTGAATTTCGTTTTCGTTGTCATCTAGGCGATATTCGTGCATGATCCATTCGGTTTTTTGGCCATGAGGAGCACGACCAGTGTAGAAGACAAGAGTCTTACGAAGTCCAATCTTCTTGGAGCTGTTGAGATGTATGGATTTGTCTCTACCCGTAGCTTTCCAGAACCCGGCTGCAGTCGCCCGGTTCGTTCGGGTCCCAGTCGGATATTTCTTGTCCTTGTGGCTAAAGAAATACCACTCGTTTTGAGGACCCGACCCGATTCTGCATTTCTCTGCACATATACAACAACCaacaaaatttgttagaaatataatataatggaaaaaacaaatcagaaatcAAAACGTATTCATCAGtcattttcaaataaatatttatttggctTACGGCTATGGGTTGTTCTCTGTCTGCAGTGTGAAAAAACTATTGGCTTATTTTGAGggtataatacaaaatattatcatgtcAAGATTAGTCATATACTTTGGTCTTCTGTTACTAATCTAAAAGACATGACTGAATAGACAACTTTGTCTCTTTCTTGGTGTATACACACGTACACACGTATAAGGTTTCATGGTTCcgtaaaaagtggaaaataaTTGATCAGGATGAAAAGAAatgattaaaacttaaaatgcaTGACATTATAAGTAGTTGCATGTTTCCATGGAGACACAGACAAACCCCTAGACAATATTACCACAATCTATGTATTTGTCCTTTGACATCTAACTTGTAGTCTTGTGCAGGGCCAACTACATACTTCCCCAAATGTTATCTACCTTGTAATCTCTCTCGCTCGCTCtatatattctatatatctAGAATTAACTtgaaatttatgatattgattgtGATAGTCTATAGTATAATTTACTGATCAGTATATAATAGTCATTCATTAAATGTGTGGATTAGGTGGTGATGATTATAGTTAAAGAAGAGCTAACTATCAGCTggggattatatatatatatatacattttaccTTTAAGCTCCCAAGGTTCCAGCTTGTTGAGATCGACTTCTCTAATAACATCCAAATCAATTGGTTCATAAGAGACCTTCTTCTTAAGGTAATAGTAAAGAAGCTCCTCCTCCGTTGGATGAAACCGGAATCCTGGAGGCACTGAAAGCTGTCCTCCTCCAGCCACCGTTGATGACGACCCTATCTCCATTATCCGTACTCTTCTGTAAGCagattaaatatgttttctcTTTGACCTTTGCCCTAATCAAAtattaaccccaaaaaaaaaagaacacacaaattacattaattaaaggttttaacttttaacaaattGAGCAATGAATGAGTTTGATCATGCAAGTATCCAACAAATCTCAAGGTATTGATTGGGTTTTGAGTTATATTtagatcaaaaatcaaaaccctagtttcaaaATGCATGCATATAGTCATGAAGAACAAAGGCTccaacttcttttctttttaaaaacaaaagatggatCTTTTCTTACATATACCCACATAAGTAAAACTTTAATGCCCAAGAAAAACATGAAGGTGTTAAAAAACTGGAAGATCTTTGTCTGCTTCTTAAACAAGGGAGGTTTGATGATATAGGTTAGTCTTGTTCTTAAGTAAGAGAAGATATGAAAATAGAGAGATGTTTGAAGTGAAAAGTACACATGATATATGAGGGTGTGTGAGGGAGtgcgtgtgtatatatatgtagatgcagatgatgatgacgacaatGAAAGATATATGATGGATGAGGAAAGAAACGAACCTTGGAGGCCGGAAAGTATTGCTTCTGTTAGAGGCAAGAGGTAGAAgacaatgaaagagagagagctatgAAGCAAGCAAAATGAATTTCTACAAAACTGAAGATATCTTAGCTTCAAGGGCACGACGTTTAGggtttctatctctctctctctctctttcttcttctttgagataGCTGAAAGtgaggagagagaaagatggagaaactTTGGCTTCTATGGATCAGTGCcactattttgtattgaatttAATAAACCAAAGCTGGTCACAGAAATAtatgagtattattattttaatacgtATAGGCAGTTTccagtatatattttttcttgtcacaTATATAAaccttacatatatatacatattggtATACAACAGCTAAAGATGATATCATTTATAGAGTATGTAATCTCTCTTAGATGGTGGCAAATAATTTTGAAGATTCACCATGTCTAGTGTTGTGCCTAGAGTTTTGGAGGTCTGAAGcgaatgaagaaaaatgtacaTGATGATTTGCCAATAACGATCATATTCTTCGACACTATATATGTTTCGAATTTCCTAATTTCggctgtttgttttggttttttcctccaaatatatatacataatgtGTATATGTATTAGATAgctacattattattaatttgtacgGTAGCGTGAGTAGGATTATGAGGATTAACTATATTAATCACTATGGATTACAGCTGTGATTTAGTAAGACTGActgattttggttttgctttGAAACAAGTAGGAATCGATTAATGAGAGATAATGAATTTCGAATACAATATAGTAAAATACAGTACAtgataaaaacaatataatagaAGATCTGGTTTATGTATCCcaaggacaaaacaaaacaagaattgaAGCTTCTATGCCCTCAAAATTGCAGTCAAATGTTGGGAAGAAAATGATGTATCGTACCTTGAATTATGCTCCCACTCACTTTTTTATTGCATCAATTTCAGTGCAGCTCTGTTGAAAATTTAGTAATACGATTCTACTTTACTATATAGTCTATTTACTTATACTAATGAGTTATTCCCTACTTACCAATTtaccataattattatttgaacaACGTTAGAAACTAGTATGGGATTTAAACAAAGAGttaaaaactaaatgaatgaaaaattatttcttaacaTTTTGTAAGATAATATTcttgtatttgttgttttgttttatttttttcttgtattagtTTGAAGTTTAATACATATTTACGTCAATTCACAAACGTTTTTAAGGTTCTAAAAATAGCAAAATACGACTATATCTTTCCCCTAGATAATGTGTACACATATGATATTCAGCAGCTGCATTTTCCATCAAACAATCATAATTTTAATACGTATGCAAAGGCATGGGAGATCAAATTGTAAactatggatatatatatatatatatatatatgatttcctATAATATAATTCTTGTTATAGATTTATGAAATCATCcatgttaaataaataaaaagtcacTATACCAACAAATTATAGACATATAGACTTTTGAGTCTTTGACAAaaggaataagaagaagaatagaagaAGGTAATAATGGAAACCGTATGTAGGAGAGGAATGGCACGTGCGatagaagaagcaaaatccTGAAAGGCCGTGGAGGAGAGCACGTGATGGTCCAACACCAAATCCACAATTCAAGGTCCCCTTGTTTGACTTAACCCTCTCGTACGTCTTGAGATTCCTCCCCAAACAATTAGCCCTCTcactttttctccttttttttttccccaaaagcgaattacataaattattaaacataaatatgaatatgatagtatatataaatGGTAACTTTAATTTCCTAAATTCCATGTCAAGATACAcgaaacacataaaaacattgGATTCTCACGGTAAATCATATCTTCGTAACAATTTATGGAAGTTACAAGTTTCTGTTGCGCCCATTATTATCTTATTGAGATAGATGTGCCGTTGCCTTCACGAAGACGTCATGCATTAAACCCTTATTAATGAGCGTTTAATCATATAGATACCAACATGTTCTGAAACTTATAATGTTATTTTAGAATCCCCATTATGGCCAAGTGTTCGTATAAACTCAAAGCGATACGCTCTCATTATCTTAGTATATTGTatacaatatgtatatatacacactacACAGTTTCGTTCAGGTGGATTACTGGATCAGCtggtttatattatattttttatttattttataataactaTTAACAAGGAGTGAAATTTATTACTAATTTTCGgatagtataaaacaaaaaaaaacaaaaattaaaatcgaAGAGATTACTtttaaatgaagaaaaaaaacaaaaagtaaactGGGTGCATATATGTTATACGAGTGTAAAGTGTCAAACTATTGATGGGATAATAAAATGCCTAATGAAGATGAGTTACGAGAAGAGTACCAAAAACGTATTTTtagcagtgttcaagaaagcgctaggcggtatgtGGACGGTGATCCAGCGCCTAGCGCTTAGAACACCTAGTCAGAATTTTAGGCGTTTtaaggcggtttaggcgtttacaatacgaacattatatataatattatatgtaaaattatgtaaaaatatatgttagaagaaataaataatgataaatcataaactaaaattagtaaaaatatatttatttaatttagattaataacatattaacat from Camelina sativa cultivar DH55 chromosome 9, Cs, whole genome shotgun sequence encodes:
- the LOC104714254 gene encoding protein SOMBRERO, whose translation is MEIGSSSTVAGGGQLSVPPGFRFHPTEEELLYYYLKKKVSYEPIDLDVIREVDLNKLEPWELKEKCRIGSGPQNEWYFFSHKDKKYPTGTRTNRATAAGFWKATGRDKSIHLNSSKKIGLRKTLVFYTGRAPHGQKTEWIMHEYRLDDNENEIQEDGWVVCRVFKKKNHFRGFHQEQDQDHHHHHHHQYISTNNDHDHHHHIDSNSNNHSSLIPHPLDHHHHHIGRQIHMPLHEFANTLSHGSMHLPQLFSPDSAAAAAAAAAATQPFVSSINTTDIECSQNLLRLTSNNNYGGDWSFLDKLLTTTNMNQQQQQQQVQNHQAKCFGDLSNNDNNDQAVVTHDHLGNSNGGSSSSPVNQRFPFHYLGNDANLLKFPK
- the LOC104714256 gene encoding disease resistance protein TAO1-like, translating into MAVSFFYLAIVFVFLAVFVVICYRLLEFMKKSETAPRLTRRSIPVSASAALAAEPDEDSPSRSVWNYDVFLSFRGTDVRKYFVSHLYEALKSEGIEPFHDDRELQKGDYIWKGLDEAMIGSLHAIVVISKGYATSRWCLEELSVMIDLVEKKRLQLIPIFYEIDPSDLKRRSGCFYEALKNHELRYDLDTVDRWRTALSEVGNISGWDSKSRKEDSELIQVIVQDLSDRLSSQSSGGTDGLVGMSYHKKVMESFLSMDSGDVRMVGVWGMGGRGKTTIAKYVFEEFSSQFDARCLLENVKGDFKLYGESHLRKKIMSGIFPKSPLNARCISPDAMKRRLRGKKVLLVLDDVDDIQQLRALAGSCEWFGPGSRVIITTRDKRVLDEHDVPHIYEVKPLRTTQALQLFSEHAFKMNHPPEGFRELSLDVVEQLGGLPLALRVIGASLYRREIAFWEDKLFILKNSLDKSISLALRVSYDALDEHEKIVFLYVAACFDGEYRDQATNILDPFVISSRPNLVTLMEKSLISMTRDTRLWVHDLLQDMAKDIICEGKKEKPWKRKMLWKFLDVKSLFTENMGTEDIEVESILLNMAGETELNINPAAFKRMFNLKFLKIRNNNTVGGSKVHMVNDLDYLPPLRYLRWEAYTLKSLPYLFQTEHLVELNLPYSSVETLWSGTQDLRSLRHMDLSRCRHLINIPDLSKAKSLESLCLSNCESLVELHSSLWHLDKLVKLWMANCTKLKNLPCNIYLKSLQSLSLDGCTSIEDFPFVSDNIEMLGLMGTSIEVVPTWIDRLSRLRLLRLSKCKRLKNLPDTIGSLESLRTLWLGCCPNVTVFPVLGNGIVKLGLKGTSIEEVPSTIGDKLNLMYLCLSDCQRLKNLPHTLSNLKNLKLLYLRGCTNITERPHVAGDIRRLDLYGTSIENYGPLSEEEALELRNRDIDFLKAFVTRHVRRYKKNRKSR